A window of the Trichoderma asperellum chromosome 4, complete sequence genome harbors these coding sequences:
- a CDS encoding uncharacterized protein (EggNog:ENOG41~SECRETED:SignalP(1-22)) gives MFPTMKAFTIFASLAVAAGVSAAPAGFQNSTGITWTPAPSDQTTCDPSSFAQGPINDAADWRFCAALSSSWSSTNGTFSIHDVSGSKYIPVLKEEGCTLGVKASMQGQGPYTMGDRDIKAILRIALQDYSDGTDLSVEGNVKCNVAAGGRAGLKWQIYGQ, from the coding sequence ATGTTTCCCACCATGAAGGCCTTCACCATCTTCGCGAGcctggctgttgctgccggCGTGAGTGCCGCCCCTGCTGGCTTCCAGAACAGCACGGGCATTACTTGGACCCCAGCGCCTTCGGATCAAACCACCTGTGATCCATCCAGCTTCGCCCAAGGCCCAATAAACGATGCTGCCGACTGGCGCTTCTGCGCTGCCCTCTCGAGCTCCTGGTCCAGCACCAACGGCACTTTCAGCATCCACGACGTCTCTGGCAGCAAATACATCCCCGTGCTCAAGGAAGAAGGCTGTACTTTGGGTGTCAAGGCTTCGATGCAGGGCCAAGGTCCCTACACCATGGGAGACCGGGACATCAAAGCTATTCTCAGGATTGCGCTGCAGGACTACTCGGATGGAACCGATCTCTCTGTCGAGGGCAACGTCAAGTGCAACGTCGCTGCCGGTGGCCGGGCTGGTCTGAAATGGCAAATCTATGGCCAGTAG